GGATAGCAGCGGTTGGACGGCTGCCAGCTTACAGGTACTGAGCAAACTTGCCAGCAAGTATTCCTTTGCCGAAGCGGTATCAACAGCACAGGACTTTGGTTTGCTGCGGGGCATCAGCCTAGCGGGCTTGGAGCGGCTCATCGAACCTTATGCCAAGGCTTGCCAAGATGAGGTGCGCGAGGTTTTGGAGGAACAGCAGACAGAGCCACTGCTTCCGGCCCAGGGGATCGGGCGGTTGATGGTGGTGCAGGCAGATGGGGTGAGAGTTTTGGGTCAGCCCAAGAGCAAGCTGACGAGACAAGGGGGCAAGCCTGCCAAAGTCGAGCAGAGCTTGACGGTAGAGGCGGGCGTTGGCGGTGACGACGTGAGGTATCAGCACAGCGACGAGGGCAAGTGCGAGGGCATCGAGATCAAGGCGGCGGTCATCTACCCTCAGAACAGTCCTGCCGAGCGCAGCATGATAGCCGACATCAACAGTGCCGAGAGCTTTACCGCCCAAGTCTCAGGTCTTTTTCGCCATGCGGGGCTGCGCGAAAACGATCAGGTCGTGGCTGTCAGCGATGGGGCGGTATGGCTCGAGAAGAGTTGCCAGGCTCTGGACATTCCTCAGGTCATCGATACCCGTTTCACAGGGCACCTTGTCTACCACGCCTGTGGCTATTTGGAAACGGTGATGGTGGAAATGACTTGGCCTGTTTGGGAGCGGACATGGGAGCGTAAGCAGTGGCAAGAAGGCAAGGTCGATGCGCGGCTGTGGCTGGAGCGCTACCTGCCGGCAGCGGAAAAAAGACTTAGCTGGTCGGATGACGCCAAGACTGCCGCCAACTACTTGCTCAGCAGGCAGGACAAGATGGCTTACAAGACGTACAAGGCACGAGGCTGGCCCATAGGCTCTGGTCAAATCGAGGGCATGAACAAGAGTGTGATCGGCAAGCGCATGAAACAATCCGGCATGGAGTGGTCACGAGCAGGGGCAGGGCGGATGGCGGCATTGAGGGCGCAGATGTGCTCCCGAAGACCAGTGGCCTCGCACGATACCTTACGACGAAGGGCTTTTCCTATCCCCGTAGTGTGAGTTGCACCCGTAAGGTAACCAGCGACGTAACAGCAGCAGAATCTGCCTAGCCCAGTCGGTGAGCTTCTTATGGCGGATGTTCTGTTCTCGGCAGTATCGCTCGGACGGTGCCAGGACTGTCAACACCGGGAGCGCCCACACCCGCTTAGCCCAGGGAATCGGCGTCAGCCACATCAGACTGAGCCAGCGTAGGCCGCTGCACTTCACGAAGTGACTGTGACTGGACCTGACCGCGTCGCGGTAGATGCCTCTAGCGCTGATCTTCCTGCCCCAGCGTCCTGAGTGTCTCATCGATCCCAAAGACCAGAGGCCCACCGCTATCAAAGGCGTTGAGCAGCAAGCCGAGCAGAACACGGCTCGCCTTGAAGGCCGACCAAGATGCCCGGTTCAAGACCTGGTGGTACTTCGCGAAGTCGCTTTGCTGAGCCAGACCCATCACCCGTAAGGCGGCTGTCACTGTACGTTTGCCTGGCGCGAGCACAGCCCCAACCAGAAGTACCTGTACCTTGCACCAGGTGGGTCTCGTGAACAGGCAAGCAAAAGGTAACAGCACCTTCTGTAACGCTGTGGGTAGTGGGGGCATGGCTGACCTCCAAGGGAGACATCAGCCTACCTCGTTCGCTCAGTTTTGTGCAAAGTCGAGCTTAGACCCTCGACACCGTCTCCCGCATGTCCGCCGCACGATCGAGAGAGGACGCCGGCCTCGAGCTGAACGCGCACCTGCCCCATGCCCACGGATACCGGGCGCCTCGGCCTCGGTAAGCGCCTCGAGCGCGTTCGCTTCAGGCGTGACGACGCGCAGGGTGCGAACGGTGAGTAGGAAAGCTGCAGTTCGCTGCCCACGACGTGAGCGTCGAGCCATCCTTTCCGGCAATTCGAAATGAAGCCAGAAAGCGCGTCAGGGACGCATTCTAAGTCGCAGTATTGGTAGAGGTGAGGTGGCGAATTTGGGTCGCTACATGTACAGCTTTGAAGACATCAGCGCCTCGTCTAGCACGCGCTTAA
This window of the Deinococcota bacterium genome carries:
- a CDS encoding transposase, whose amino-acid sequence is MPPLPTALQKVLLPFACLFTRPTWCKVQVLLVGAVLAPGKRTVTAALRVMGLAQQSDFAKYHQVLNRASWSAFKASRVLLGLLLNAFDSGGPLVFGIDETLRTLGQEDQR